CACGTAGACCATGTGTCCGGTCTCAAAGAAGTGATAGCTGATGTTGGAGTCAAGCGAGGCAGGAATCTGGAGATGCTTATCTTCGTATTCAGCGGCGAAGAAGGTGCAGCCCAGATCATAGTAGCCGCCCATGAGCAGCACTTTGAGCTTGGGATTGCGCTTCATCGCGTTGGCGAGATCGGGCATCACGTTGACGCTGGCATCCCAGCCGCGCTCGCCCGGGGGATTGTGGCGCAGGTCCCAGTCAAAATCAGGACCGTAGGCGCTGGGCTTGTAGGTCTGGTTCAAACCGTACTTGAGCGTGTCGCGCGTGTATTGGTTGACGGCACTGTCATAGGGCGAGGTGAGCGCACCATCAAAGGGATCGTAGTTTGCCGAGCCGCTGAGCGGATTGAGCGCGGGGCCCTGATAGCGGGTGTCAAGGCGGCCAGTGGTGATGCTGTCATTCGCCTGCAGTTCGTGTGAGAATTCGCCGCCGCTGACGCGCAGGTTGGCCTTGAGCCAGTAGGCAGCAGAGAGGCCGGTGTAGCTGGCCAGCTTGGCTGCGATGGCTTCTTTTTGCGACTGAGGCAGATCAGAGCCTTGCAACAATGCGGAGGCGTAGGGACCGAGCGCGAAGTGCTCCACCTGCGTGAGCCACGGGAGGAGCGTGGCTGGCGCGTTGGCGATGCGGTGGTGATACCAGGCGGTGGCAGCCATGGAAGGCAGCGCGAGAATGTAGCCATTCTCAGTGCCAGGATTGCCCTCGGGGCCATCGGCACTGTCATCGAAGTTGAGAATCTGCGAAAGGAAGATGGAGCCGTTGAGGTCAAAATGGTGCTGCAGCAGGTTGGAGAGCACGGCGGTGCGCGTGGTGCCGTAGCTTTCTCCGAAGAGGAACTTGGGCGAGTTCCAGCGGTTGTATTTGTTCAGGAATCGGCGGATGAAGCGGTCGAAAGCGTGCGCATCCTGATCAGTGCCATAGAAGGCTTTGGCGGCATTTTTGCCATAGATGCGGCTGAAGCCAGTACCGGGAGCATCGATGAAGACGAGGTCAGAAGCATCAAGCAGGCTGTATTGGTTGGGCACGATCTTATAGGGCGCGGCTGCGGGATGCGATGCGTCCTGCGGAAGAACAATGCGCTCTGGCCCAAAGGCACCCATGTGCAGATACATGCTGGAGCTGCCGGGACCGCCGTTGTAAAGGAATGTAACGGGGCGGTTCTTTGGCGCGTTCTTCATGAAGTAAGCGGCGTAGTAGATGCGAGCCGTGGCGGGACGGTCCGCCGGGTTGGCGGGAAGATTCGGCTCGGCACCAGGCAGATATTTGCCGTTGAGTCCAATGCCAACATCCTGTGCGTCAGTGGAGCCGACGACGAGAGTGCCCGCGACGGCCTCATACTGAATGGTCTTGCCGTCCACGGTGACCGAGCCGTCGGTGACGGAATCCGGTTCGACCTGCGGAGCGGCCCAGTGGGTAGCCGCGGCGGCCTTGGGTGCCTGTTGCGCTTGTGCCGCCGGTGCGGCGGCGCATGCGGCCATCAAAGCGGCACATGCGATGGCAGAGTGCCGGAAAGCGCAGGAACGCTCAAACATGAGGGAATGCCTCCAAAATCTCGGGAAATTCATTGTGCCGGAAGTATACCTGAGCATGCATGAGGGAATGCGGGACTGGATGCGAGCCGGTACACAAACCTTTGTTTCGTGAAAAAGGGGCAACGGCTTTCAGGCCGTTGCCCCTGAGTGTTGCGCACTGGAACCAAACGTTAATGCAGAAGCTGCTCTGCCTTTGCGGTTGCAGCCTTCAGCGATTGCTCGGCGGCGATGGCCC
The DNA window shown above is from Acidobacterium capsulatum ATCC 51196 and carries:
- a CDS encoding S10 family peptidase → MFERSCAFRHSAIACAALMAACAAAPAAQAQQAPKAAAATHWAAPQVEPDSVTDGSVTVDGKTIQYEAVAGTLVVGSTDAQDVGIGLNGKYLPGAEPNLPANPADRPATARIYYAAYFMKNAPKNRPVTFLYNGGPGSSSMYLHMGAFGPERIVLPQDASHPAAAPYKIVPNQYSLLDASDLVFIDAPGTGFSRIYGKNAAKAFYGTDQDAHAFDRFIRRFLNKYNRWNSPKFLFGESYGTTRTAVLSNLLQHHFDLNGSIFLSQILNFDDSADGPEGNPGTENGYILALPSMAATAWYHHRIANAPATLLPWLTQVEHFALGPYASALLQGSDLPQSQKEAIAAKLASYTGLSAAYWLKANLRVSGGEFSHELQANDSITTGRLDTRYQGPALNPLSGSANYDPFDGALTSPYDSAVNQYTRDTLKYGLNQTYKPSAYGPDFDWDLRHNPPGERGWDASVNVMPDLANAMKRNPKLKVLLMGGYYDLGCTFFAAEYEDKHLQIPASLDSNISYHFFETGHMVYVTTSALKQLHQVAADFIRANENGNQ